A window of the Myxococcus virescens genome harbors these coding sequences:
- a CDS encoding synaptic vesicle VAT-1 family membrane protein: MRARKVVIRKAGGYEQLHLEEVNQVSPGIGEVRVATEAIGVNYADCVIRMGLYASAKEYVGWPITPGFEFAGRVEAVGEGVEDLAPGARVFGVTRFGGYATHVTVPRHQVFTLPARLSMEQAAGFPTVFLTAYYALFELAHPRPGANVLVHSAAGGVGGALLQLGRIAGCRMVGVVGGTHKVETARAQGAEVVIDKSREDLWSAAKKAAPRGYDVVLDANGPSTLRDSYKHLASPGKLVIYGFHSMLPRTGGRPNYAKLAWDWLRTPRFDPLSLTNDNTSVLAFNLSYLFEQRAVLEESMARLLGWLEEGKLVPPPVKSFPLDAVADAHRALESGGTVGKLVLVP, from the coding sequence ATGCGCGCACGCAAGGTCGTCATCCGCAAAGCCGGTGGGTACGAACAGCTCCACCTTGAAGAGGTGAATCAGGTTTCACCTGGAATCGGAGAGGTCCGGGTGGCCACCGAAGCCATCGGGGTGAACTATGCGGACTGTGTCATCCGCATGGGGCTGTACGCCTCCGCGAAGGAGTACGTGGGGTGGCCCATCACCCCGGGCTTTGAGTTCGCCGGCCGCGTGGAGGCCGTGGGCGAAGGGGTGGAGGACCTGGCCCCCGGCGCGCGAGTGTTCGGCGTGACGCGCTTTGGTGGGTACGCCACCCACGTGACGGTGCCTCGTCACCAGGTGTTCACATTGCCCGCGCGGCTGAGCATGGAGCAGGCCGCGGGGTTCCCCACGGTGTTCCTCACCGCGTACTACGCGCTCTTTGAGCTGGCGCATCCGCGTCCGGGGGCCAACGTGCTGGTGCATTCCGCGGCGGGCGGCGTGGGTGGGGCGTTGCTCCAGTTGGGCCGCATCGCCGGGTGCCGGATGGTGGGCGTGGTGGGTGGGACGCACAAGGTGGAGACGGCTCGCGCGCAGGGGGCGGAGGTCGTCATCGACAAGAGCCGGGAGGACTTGTGGAGCGCGGCCAAGAAGGCGGCGCCCCGTGGGTATGACGTGGTGCTGGATGCGAACGGGCCGTCCACGCTGCGCGACAGCTACAAGCACCTGGCGTCGCCGGGGAAGCTCGTCATCTACGGCTTCCACTCCATGCTGCCGCGCACCGGTGGGCGGCCGAACTACGCGAAGCTGGCCTGGGATTGGCTGCGCACGCCCCGGTTCGATCCGCTCTCGCTGACGAACGACAACACCAGCGTGCTGGCGTTCAACCTGTCGTACCTGTTCGAGCAGCGCGCCGTGCTGGAGGAGTCCATGGCGCGGCTCTTGGGCTGGTTGGAGGAGGGGAAGCTGGTGCCGCCACCGGTGAAGTCGTTTCCGTTGGACGCGGTGGCGGATGCGCACCGGGCACTGGAGTCCGGCGGCACGGTGGGGAAGCTGGTGTTGGTGCCATGA
- a CDS encoding methyl-accepting chemotaxis protein has protein sequence MAVGRNLLVKLCVAMGVVALPLLVVILGVVLPQLREQLRADRILGLKQAVETAYGVLEVYEARERSGALTRQEAQAQAAALLEQLRYSQVEYFWVNDLDTRLVMHPYLPDMLGKDLKGYRDVRGKPVFVDIVTLARAQGQGAVSYEATRPGSPEAIPKESYVKLFAPWGWVLGTGVYVEDIEREVAAVRQRILLAVGGALALALMAGASLSRRVVRPVRELAQAAHRVARGDLETRVEVRSSDEVGQLAAAFNTMVTGLREVVAALVDAAGATAADAERIRASAEALSVTTREQSDSLQRAAQTVQGMSARVSQGAEAARTAAKTAADNGQVAREGGAAVGQALRKMAEIVEVVEGSARTVERLQASGRVTAEMLRLIQQVAEETQLLAVNTAIEAARAGQHGKGFAVVAGEVRKLANRTRDAAGQVQTLLSRSEADTRAAADLMRQGTTAAQEGLGLSTTAGDALSRLLAGVNEIGGKVERMADENTRQSASGESIAGSIQALSVRSTESVAGVQQIARSVEDLRARASKLKDLAGRFTARG, from the coding sequence ATGGCGGTCGGCCGGAATTTGCTGGTGAAGCTGTGCGTGGCGATGGGCGTGGTGGCGCTGCCGCTGCTCGTCGTCATCCTGGGGGTCGTCTTGCCGCAGCTGCGGGAGCAGCTTCGCGCGGACCGCATCCTGGGACTGAAGCAGGCGGTGGAGACGGCCTACGGCGTGTTGGAGGTCTACGAGGCCCGTGAGCGGTCGGGCGCGCTGACGCGACAGGAGGCCCAGGCGCAGGCCGCGGCACTGCTGGAGCAGCTGCGCTACTCACAGGTGGAGTACTTCTGGGTCAACGACCTGGACACGCGGCTCGTCATGCATCCGTACCTGCCGGACATGCTGGGCAAGGACTTGAAGGGCTACCGCGACGTGCGCGGCAAGCCGGTGTTCGTGGACATCGTCACGCTGGCGCGGGCCCAGGGCCAGGGCGCGGTGTCCTACGAAGCCACGCGGCCGGGCTCGCCGGAGGCCATTCCGAAGGAGAGCTACGTGAAGCTCTTCGCGCCCTGGGGTTGGGTGCTGGGCACGGGCGTGTACGTGGAGGACATCGAGCGCGAGGTGGCGGCGGTGCGCCAGCGCATCCTCCTGGCGGTGGGCGGCGCGCTGGCGCTCGCGCTGATGGCCGGCGCATCTCTGTCGCGCCGGGTGGTGCGGCCGGTGCGGGAGCTGGCGCAGGCGGCGCACCGGGTGGCGCGCGGTGATTTGGAGACCCGGGTGGAGGTGCGCTCCTCGGACGAGGTGGGCCAGTTGGCGGCGGCCTTCAACACCATGGTGACGGGGCTGCGCGAGGTGGTGGCGGCGCTGGTGGATGCGGCGGGCGCCACGGCGGCGGACGCGGAGCGCATCCGAGCCTCCGCGGAGGCGTTGTCCGTGACGACGCGGGAGCAGTCGGACTCACTCCAGCGCGCCGCGCAGACGGTGCAGGGCATGAGCGCGCGGGTGTCGCAGGGAGCGGAGGCGGCGCGCACGGCGGCGAAGACAGCGGCGGACAACGGTCAGGTGGCGCGCGAAGGTGGCGCGGCGGTGGGACAGGCGCTGCGGAAGATGGCGGAAATCGTGGAGGTGGTGGAGGGCTCGGCGCGGACGGTGGAGCGGTTGCAGGCCTCTGGCCGGGTGACGGCGGAGATGTTGCGGCTCATCCAGCAGGTGGCGGAGGAGACGCAGTTGTTGGCGGTGAACACCGCGATTGAAGCGGCGCGCGCGGGCCAGCACGGCAAGGGCTTCGCGGTGGTGGCCGGCGAGGTGCGCAAGCTGGCGAACCGGACGCGGGATGCGGCGGGGCAGGTGCAGACGCTGCTGAGCCGGAGCGAGGCGGACACGCGGGCGGCGGCGGACCTGATGCGCCAGGGCACCACGGCGGCGCAAGAAGGGCTGGGCTTGTCCACGACGGCGGGAGACGCGCTGTCGCGGTTGCTCGCCGGCGTGAATGAGATTGGCGGCAAGGTGGAGCGGATGGCGGACGAGAACACGCGCCAGTCCGCGTCGGGGGAGAGCATCGCCGGGAGCATCCAGGCGCTCTCGGTGCGCTCGACGGAGTCGGTGGCTGGCGTGCAGCAGATTGCCCGCTCCGTGGAAGACCTCCGGGCGCGGGCGTCCAAGCTGAAGGACCTGGCCGGACGCTTCACGGCGCGGGGGTGA
- a CDS encoding alpha/beta fold hydrolase — protein sequence MSTSRAFTALLLAAGLSSAGCVRSYAHQPALSFQDLDYTSEGSKQPWPVKRIPLPRTANQYGMAVVPQMAYVDMPGSGPDAKAVVFIHGLGSYLKFWRAQLDAFQQQGYRVIAVDLPGYGKSDKPGTFPYTMEAMADAVLELVDGLGLDKPVLAGHSMGGQTSLSFAIRYPESLSALVLASPAGFEKFSWREKEWFARAMSSEFIKSAPEASIWGSVRQANFMHWRPELEWLIEERVRLAKSPEFDAYAYANVRTVRGLSHNDFVRDNLHRVTVPTVIIYGTDDRLIPSPFLHGGEARGIMEYGASHIPGAKLVALEGCGHTVQLDCAERFNEAAFAFVRDAAAGRIEVPSAPAKEEAPRPESPPAPASEPLTPERLPPPTPGQEGEPTPGVLPQP from the coding sequence ATGAGCACCTCCCGCGCATTCACGGCCCTGCTCCTCGCGGCGGGGCTCTCCTCCGCCGGTTGCGTGCGCTCGTACGCGCACCAGCCCGCGCTCTCCTTCCAGGATTTGGACTACACCTCCGAGGGCTCGAAGCAGCCCTGGCCGGTGAAACGGATTCCGCTTCCGCGCACCGCGAATCAGTACGGCATGGCCGTGGTGCCCCAGATGGCCTACGTCGACATGCCCGGCAGCGGCCCGGACGCGAAGGCCGTCGTCTTCATCCACGGCCTGGGTTCGTACCTGAAGTTCTGGCGGGCGCAGCTGGACGCCTTCCAGCAACAGGGCTACCGCGTCATCGCGGTGGACCTGCCCGGCTACGGCAAGTCCGACAAGCCCGGCACCTTCCCGTACACCATGGAGGCCATGGCGGACGCGGTGCTGGAGCTGGTGGACGGCCTGGGCCTGGACAAGCCCGTGCTCGCCGGTCACTCCATGGGCGGGCAGACGTCGCTCTCCTTCGCCATCCGCTACCCGGAGTCGCTGAGCGCGCTGGTGCTGGCGTCGCCCGCCGGCTTCGAGAAGTTCAGCTGGCGGGAGAAGGAGTGGTTCGCGCGGGCGATGAGCTCCGAGTTCATCAAGTCCGCGCCGGAGGCCAGCATCTGGGGCAGCGTGCGCCAGGCCAACTTCATGCACTGGCGGCCGGAGCTGGAGTGGCTGATTGAGGAGCGCGTGCGGCTGGCGAAGTCGCCCGAGTTCGACGCCTACGCCTACGCCAACGTGCGCACGGTGCGAGGCCTGTCCCACAACGACTTCGTGCGCGACAACCTGCACCGCGTCACCGTGCCCACCGTCATCATCTACGGCACGGATGACCGGCTCATCCCCAGCCCCTTCCTCCACGGCGGCGAGGCGCGCGGCATCATGGAGTACGGCGCGTCCCACATCCCCGGCGCGAAGCTGGTGGCGCTGGAGGGCTGTGGGCACACCGTGCAGCTCGACTGTGCGGAGCGCTTCAACGAGGCGGCCTTCGCCTTCGTCCGCGACGCGGCGGCGGGGCGCATCGAGGTGCCGTCCGCTCCCGCGAAGGAGGAGGCGCCGCGGCCGGAGTCTCCGCCCGCGCCGGCGTCCGAGCCGCTCACGCCGGAGCGCCTGCCTCCGCCCACGCCGGGCCAGGAAGGCGAGCCGACGCCGGGCGTGCTGCCCCAGCCGTAA
- a CDS encoding acyl-CoA synthetase: protein MPIVHDWLARRAALAPERTALIDADHGERRISFREWNDSASRTAAFLHHALGVGRGDRVAVLAYNCVEFLDLFFACAKLGAVLQPLNWRLSATELGGLLADAEPAVFAFGPEFQAQVEAVRSGASFVRHWLSLAAPGPSERAFSERDTQTDVALPPLELEEDAPWVLCYTGGSTGLPKAAVLTHRSITANAVNTVMGWGLTADDVAILNAPLFHAGGLSVFTAPLAYIGGASVVCRSFDVAGVFDLVQRGVVSLFFGVPTMFIEMQRHPRFDAVDLSRLKLVISGGAPCPAPVFERFFARGVDFKTGYGLTEAGPNNFWLPPEDVRRKPGAVGVPLFHVEARIDGETQPGDVGELLLRGPHLCAGYWRRPEDTARTFADGWLHTGDLATRDAEGCFRIVGRSKDLIISGGENIYPSEVESVLAGHSDVAEVAVIGVADPKWGETPRALVVARPGTAPSAEALLRFCDGRLARYKAPKSIRFVDALPRTSAGKVDRRALGAAHGAP from the coding sequence ATGCCCATCGTCCATGACTGGCTGGCCCGGCGTGCCGCGCTGGCCCCTGAGCGTACCGCCCTCATCGACGCCGACCATGGCGAGCGACGCATCTCCTTTCGTGAATGGAACGATTCGGCTTCGCGTACCGCCGCTTTCCTCCACCATGCGCTGGGCGTGGGGCGAGGGGACCGTGTGGCGGTGCTCGCCTACAACTGCGTCGAGTTCCTCGACCTCTTCTTCGCGTGCGCGAAGCTGGGCGCCGTCCTTCAGCCCCTCAACTGGCGGCTGAGTGCCACGGAGCTGGGTGGACTGCTCGCGGATGCCGAGCCAGCCGTGTTCGCCTTCGGGCCGGAGTTCCAAGCCCAGGTGGAGGCCGTGCGGTCTGGCGCGTCCTTCGTGCGCCACTGGCTCAGTCTCGCGGCTCCAGGGCCGAGCGAGCGGGCCTTCTCCGAGCGCGACACGCAGACGGACGTGGCCCTTCCTCCGCTGGAGCTGGAGGAGGATGCTCCATGGGTGCTCTGCTACACGGGCGGAAGCACCGGTCTGCCGAAGGCCGCTGTGCTCACGCACCGCTCCATCACCGCCAACGCGGTGAACACGGTGATGGGCTGGGGCCTGACCGCCGATGACGTGGCGATCCTCAACGCGCCGTTGTTCCATGCCGGAGGACTCAGCGTCTTCACCGCGCCGCTGGCCTACATTGGCGGCGCATCGGTGGTGTGCCGGAGCTTCGATGTGGCGGGCGTGTTCGACCTCGTGCAGCGGGGCGTGGTGAGTCTCTTCTTCGGCGTGCCCACCATGTTCATCGAGATGCAGCGCCACCCGCGCTTCGATGCCGTGGACCTGTCACGCCTCAAGCTGGTCATCAGCGGTGGCGCGCCCTGCCCGGCCCCCGTCTTCGAGCGCTTCTTCGCTCGGGGCGTGGACTTCAAGACGGGGTATGGCCTCACGGAAGCGGGCCCCAACAACTTCTGGCTTCCGCCAGAAGACGTGCGCCGCAAGCCGGGGGCGGTGGGCGTGCCCCTGTTCCACGTCGAGGCTCGCATCGACGGTGAGACGCAGCCGGGCGACGTGGGCGAGCTGCTCTTGCGAGGCCCTCACCTGTGCGCGGGCTACTGGCGCCGTCCGGAGGACACCGCCCGCACCTTCGCGGACGGCTGGCTGCACACCGGTGACCTGGCCACGCGGGACGCGGAGGGATGCTTCCGCATCGTGGGCCGCAGCAAGGACCTCATCATCTCCGGCGGAGAGAACATCTACCCGTCGGAAGTGGAGAGCGTCCTCGCGGGGCATTCCGATGTGGCCGAGGTCGCCGTCATCGGCGTGGCGGACCCCAAGTGGGGGGAGACGCCGCGCGCGCTCGTCGTCGCACGGCCGGGCACCGCGCCTTCGGCGGAGGCCCTGCTGCGCTTCTGCGACGGACGGCTTGCTCGCTACAAGGCGCCGAAGTCGATTCGTTTCGTGGATGCCCTGCCGAGGACCTCCGCGGGCAAGGTCGACCGGCGCGCGCTCGGTGCCGCGCACGGCGCGCCCTGA
- a CDS encoding lipase family protein, with product MRLRPSLYLASTLLLGITTGCGEDIASHEEALGEVEAAAVSTAGATTHFRNWLSSNGYNSYDFVRTDLTGGSYGGKASASDTVTKQPVIFIHGNSDKAVGSVFGQTGWTNSLEYFHSRGYKTSELYATTWGPANALQSANQYHSKQHVMKVRKFIEAVKAYTGASKVDIIAHSMGVTLARKAILGGTAHDAADGGTYNVGAPLTSSVDTFVGIAGANLGLTSCYMSGPSTPTCGSTNGLYPGYLFWGSVTGRSTYLNDLRSTSGYEGAFRYTIYSTADEIIGYDGIVYGEYTSRIPGQTGEKRYTGYPYGHFNSKDLTAEVQYDMVVNHTIP from the coding sequence ATGCGATTGAGGCCTTCGCTGTATCTCGCGAGCACGCTGCTGCTTGGCATCACCACCGGCTGCGGCGAGGACATCGCGTCCCACGAAGAGGCGCTCGGTGAGGTGGAAGCCGCGGCGGTCTCCACCGCCGGCGCCACCACGCACTTCCGGAACTGGCTGTCGTCCAACGGCTACAACAGCTACGACTTCGTTCGCACGGACCTCACGGGCGGCAGCTACGGCGGCAAGGCCAGTGCCTCCGACACCGTGACGAAGCAGCCCGTCATCTTCATCCACGGCAACTCGGACAAGGCGGTGGGCTCGGTCTTCGGCCAGACGGGCTGGACGAACTCCCTCGAGTACTTCCACTCGCGGGGTTACAAGACGAGCGAGCTGTACGCGACGACGTGGGGCCCGGCCAACGCGCTCCAGTCGGCGAACCAGTACCACTCGAAGCAGCACGTGATGAAGGTGCGCAAGTTCATCGAAGCGGTGAAGGCGTACACCGGGGCCTCGAAGGTGGACATCATCGCCCACTCCATGGGCGTGACGCTGGCGCGCAAGGCCATCCTCGGCGGCACGGCCCACGACGCGGCGGACGGCGGCACATACAACGTGGGCGCGCCGCTCACGTCCTCGGTGGACACCTTCGTCGGCATCGCCGGCGCCAACCTGGGCCTGACGTCCTGTTACATGTCCGGCCCGTCGACGCCCACCTGCGGCTCCACCAACGGCCTGTACCCGGGCTACCTCTTCTGGGGCAGCGTCACCGGCCGCTCGACGTACCTCAATGACTTGCGCTCGACGAGCGGTTACGAGGGCGCCTTCCGCTACACCATCTACTCCACGGCGGACGAAATCATCGGCTACGACGGCATCGTCTACGGTGAGTACACGTCGCGCATCCCCGGGCAGACGGGTGAGAAGCGCTACACCGGCTACCCCTACGGCCACTTCAACTCGAAGGACCTGACGGCCGAGGTTCAGTACGACATGGTGGTCAACCACACCATCCCGTAG